Within Synechococcales cyanobacterium T60_A2020_003, the genomic segment GTCATGGGTAATACTAGGCAGAGTTTAGAACCGCTGGTGCCGGATAATCCCTTGCCGAAGTACGGTTCTTGTACGGTTAACACCTCTACAATAAGGGACTTTCATCAATCTTTTTACGGAGGATTAGACAGTTTTTTGGCTGTCATGAAGAACCTGTGGTGGCTAACTGAGAACGTCAGAACGGAGGGGGTGATCGCCTGTTCCTGCCCACAAACATTAGGCGGGTACGAAGGTGAGCGCTAAGACAATTCCGTTGATACAATATCGCAGCCCAGTCGGTGCAGGGCCATCATCAAATACATGGCCGAGATGCCCCCCACAGCGACGAC encodes:
- a CDS encoding peptide-methionine (R)-S-oxide reductase: MDNAVGLSDDHAPTKVRNEVHCRRCGGHLGHVFDDGPAPTGLRYCINGIVLALTFVPA